The Apis cerana isolate GH-2021 linkage group LG2, AcerK_1.0, whole genome shotgun sequence genomic sequence GTCGACCGGTTCGATTTacgtttatcgattttttccaattttcccgAGATTTTCTGGCGTGTAATTTTCAACGATCGCCGAATATCTGTCGCGAGAGATCGCCTCGAGCGCGGAACGCGACCCTGCTCGTTTGTACGCCCGCGGAGGCGTGGTTGACATTCAGGCTGTCCGTCGTACTCGAATACGAAATTGTCGAGAAGAAGGCGAGGGGATGGGTGGTCGACGTTGCCTCGAGCGGTTTAGAATCGAGCGATCATTGATATATAGAGGCCGGTGACGGGCCTCGATAAACGAGATTTTGACGTCAGCCGCGAACGTCACCACTGTTTGCCCGGTCGAATCGTTCGAGGCTAAGAGAAGATCTCGAAGATCCACGAGTGGAGTTTCtttcgcaaaaaaaagaaaaaatatatgcttTTTCGTTGCGTTCAAATCGAGCGATCGCATAATCGACGACGGGCCGataatattatggaaatagAACAGCCTTGCGATCGCGGCAGGGAGAGATAAGATACGGATTGTAAGAAGAGAAGGTCAGAATCAATGGTTGGAAAATCTCCTCTTATATCTTCTTATATTAGGATTTTTCCTAACGATTTTTTAAACTGCATCCGTTCTCTAATTCAACACTTTCACGCCGGCACGCGAGAGAACAAATTACcgttattaaattactaaatagCGTTAAATCCCCCGAAACAACAGGTGTTTATCTGTACGGCAAGAAAGCGGCCGTTCCGCCACGATGCCCGCGAAAAAGTAAAAGCGGAAGACCGTTTTCCATCTGTTGATCGGCTCGCTGTATATAACTCTTCCAACTCGCTCGTTCGAGAACTCCTTGCCGTCAAACCTTTACGTAAGCGGCGTTGGACGAAGTTACGAAACGGCCATTAAATTTCGCTTAGTTCCACGCTTAATTCCTCCCTAAACAACAGCGGCGGCGGCGATGCCAATTTATCCCCTTCTCGgcgtaatttttttcctttccttttcttttcccccttttcgaAACGGTCGGAAGCCGCGCGGAATTATTTCGCCCGCGGACCAACACCGGTTGCAGATCGCAGTTTCGCAACGCATACACCTGCGAGTGATTATCCCTCGCCTACCTTGGCTTTCCCTGCCAATAAGCGGCCGACTCGATTTGTCCTCGCGGAATAACCTGCCTGCGTCGCGGCAGAACGAAACTATTTCTACACGTCGATCTAAATATTTCGCAAGATGGATAGATTtcgacgagagaaagaaacaggGACCTTGCTTCGCGCTGTGCAATGTCTCTCAGACTCGAGAGAAAACGTTTTAAgtggaattcttttttttttttccttttccctcctctcttttaTGAAAAACGAGCAACGCGTGCCATAACTTGGAATGACGCTTCGTGGGTGTCGAAGATGGAACTTCGTGGGTGGGTGAAAGGTTAGATGTGAAATGTCaagttttcgaatatttcgaaaagaagCGAGTAATTTCCTTTCCTTACTCGACCGATTATCGGATATGTGCTCTTCTGCGATTTTTATTCGCTTGTTACGTAGAAGCAacgcgaatatatatatatatatatgtatattttttaagaaaataaaagcggATGATATCCCCGGTTATGAGTAATTcgataaacaaatgaaaatctGAAAAGTAAAACCGTGTGCGCGTTTCTTTGTTGGAGGATAATCTAGACCGTTTTCACATTCTCCTCCTTTGAATaaacattttccattttcttggTAAACTCGGTCTGGCAGCCAGTGGTGGGCGAAAATAGCAGCGGAAGCAACGGCCGCGGTTTCGACGCCTCGATGTACAGGGTGGGACAGGGAGCGAATGTCGATCGCCTGGGGTGGAGGGGAAAGAAGGGGTGGTGTGCGGAGCGATTCGATGAAACAAAGCTCGAAGAGCGCATGACCTTGGTCGCGTATTCCCTGGAAAAGCTCTCGATAATACAATCCCTCGATCGAATCTCGATgctcgagattttttttcgaaattttccccTCCTCCACTCCGTTTCGCCGTTCGATTCTTTTCCGGGAAAGTCGTTGAGATTTCTTTTCGTCCAAAGATGTACACGCGGTACGAGCTCGAACGAACGAGAGTGGATTCGAGATGAACTGGTTTCGCCCTATAAATAGGTACGTATCTGGAAAACCGAACGTATGGATCGAATAGAAGCTGTCAAGGTCGTTTCAAGGTTACCCGAATCCCGCGACCCTTGGCTCGCTCTTATTGGAgcaattagaataatatatatatatgatcgaATCGGTTGTTTTCGGTGTTTCGACGACCTTCGCGTTGCCTTGACACCACGACctacttttctctctctctctctttctctctctcgggaTTCGACGCGAATTTGTATTCCCCGACTTGGCGTTACGCTAATAGAACACCTTAGGCAACCGCTCCGCCCACTCTCGCGAGAAAAGTTTCGAGTTCCGTCTCGAACGCATAAACGTCACACCCGATATATCGTCGAATAAACATTTCCCACTGTCGTTGGCGCCTGTTCTCTTCGCCGTTCGAGAATAATAGCGCGCAGTTTCCTCGCAGGCCTCCCAGTTCGGGAATCGCGTGGATATTTCGGTGCGCCTCGTCGAGGAAAACGCCAGCGTCGAAAGTCAATGAACGAACGCAGGAaatgggaaaaaagagaaggaggaaaaaaaaaggaagaaaaaagaaaaggaagaaagaaagaaagaaatgggaATGCGTGGAAATCGTTGACCCGGTAGCGGTGGAATCGCCGGGATcgtatgaaattttcaaaaaaagagaaaaatacttGGCAACGCGCGTTGAATAAAACACGCGCGACGACGCGTTATCGCGAGCGACGATCGATTTCCCTCTAGCGAGACTCGAGGAACCGCCGCCGTTGCCATCGCCGCGGTCGACGTGTCCTCtattctctccctccctcctccctctctctctctatcgcaCGCATCTCAGAACGTTTGTTTCATCTTTACAGTGGTCTACTGCGACTACACCGCCTCCGGAAGGTCGCTGCAATTTCTCGAGGAGTACATCGCGAAGGAAGTGCTGCCATATTTGGGCGACACCCGAGCGTCCACCTCCATCTGCAGCCTCCAATCCTCTCTGTTCAGGTGAGTCGATCCAACGACCATTCTTTTATTCCGATATTTCTATCGAGAGAGCGCGGAGAAGCGTGAAATGTGGCCACGATAACGATCGAGGTCGCGAGGAGGAGAACACGCGCACGCATCGTCCACGGCGGACGGGCATCGAGCGCGACACATCCGCGTCCACCAGCTGCCGCTTCCCAGAACCGATTCCAGTTGCCAGGCCGACCTATTAATCGGAGGAATTGCCGCCACGGACGTAATTgcgtcttcttcttcgtcgtcgTCTTTGTTCGTGCGCGGTCGCacgttttctaaataaatgctCGCTCGCGTGCATCGCGCGAGGATCGTTAGAAAGTATTGCTGGGAAGCACGCGCTGTGAATTCGTGATCGGCGATTTCCTACGCCGGGATTAACATACCGTGGCTCGATTCCGGTTGACGATACCGTTTCCGCGCTAAACGAGACTCGTTTTCTGCGCCACTCGACCGTaccgcacgcacgcacgcagcCTTTCTATTTCTCTGTCGATGGAGCTCTTCTCACGCACGTTTTCCTATTTCCCGGTTTTTTTACCCGCCCGTTTCCGTTACTCGGCACAGTTTTCGATCGCGAGCGACCCCGTTATCCCTAAATCTTACGCGGTCGAACGTGCGAGGGGTGGTTCCTCGCCCGCCGCTCCATTCCCCGCCGCCTCGTGTCCCAGATCAATATCCACCGAGTCGAGCCCCGACCGCTTGGCCCCAACCGCGCTACTACGGATCCTCGACGAATCTGAAACACGCGTTCCACGCATCCTTCCCCCCCTCGCTCATCACTTTTACATATCCTTTCGGGCGGCGAGGGCTCGAAAGGTTAAAGGTCAAATTTTACGCGAACGTCAACGATTGTCGTATTCATTTTGCGAGCGGAAATGTACACTGGAAACTTATTTTgaatggaaaagaaatggaaaagaaaaaaaagaagtagtgAAATTTTTGACAAGATAATTTTCGTTACGAATTTCACGTGCGTATCCTGcgcgaaaggaaaaagagatgcGCTTTCCTTGGATCAACGTTAAATCGACTCGTCGCGGCCCATAAACGCGGTCCCATTTACGACTCCGTGCTCGCAAAGGATCGACAAAGGAAAGCGAGATCGGTAAATGTCGTTGAGAAACGCGTTGGCGACTTTACGATCGTTAATGGCCACGGAAGGTCGGATCGATGTGTCCTGACGGGAACGATCGTTACAGACACGAAGCCAGAGACATCGTCCGACACGCGGTGGGAGCTGGAGAGCAGGATGCGGTTCTTTTCACGGGTCAAGGCACGGCGGCTGCCCTCCGCGCGCTTCTGCGACACCTCGACCTCTCCAAATCCACTGTGGTCTTCGTTGGACCGTTCGAGCATCACGCGAATCTCCGCCCTTGGCGGGAGCATGGAGTCAGGGTAAGGAAAATACGAGCGGAATGGCGGAGTCGAAGGTGATTCTCGTCATTTGCgaaaattgagaatattttgTCGAATCGCCATTTAAGTAAGAATCCTTCCTCTCCGTCTTCTCCTCGAAGGATGTCCGCTTTCCAGCGAATCacgatctctctcttttaacgatgacgataatttaatttcgttttgtcTCGAGCTGTAAATGGACGTGAACGCGTATATTTAGATTCGAGGTGCGAGGTTAATAAACAGGATGCTTTTGTAATGAGACGGGCGAATCCTGATAACGCCTTTGTGCTTGGGTAGAAGAGGCATTCTTTCTCTGCGGGCGAAATTACTGTTGGGAAAGTTTTTCGAAGTCTTTCGCCGCTTCGTGGAACGTGAGCGCCACGACACTCCGGGAGgaagtttattttatagatctcTTCCTTTGAAATTCCCACTAACTTCGTTGCTATAAAACTTTCCGTTGGAAATGAAACACGATTTCTCTCTCCtaagaattttttcccccctcttcgCGAacgaattgttaattttatttgaattgcaAAAACTTTCGACAAATCACCGATTTGAATCTCAGATTCGGAAATAGACCTCGCAACTTGACTTTAATTACGCGTTTCACAAACGAGCTCGAGCCAAGATCGATATTCAACTACGATTCTTTTCCACcatcgaatttatttctcgccgcgattattttttacgaaaattttatttaatacgacTCTCTTTAACATCTCGCTATatcttactattttattatacacttTGTTgtgtaattttgattttatgcgaatataaataggaaaattcgtcgtttatttaaatattgtaaaaagaagGCATGAATCGtgtcgaaaattaaaaaaaaaaaatctaatcacCAGTCTAATAACTGGTCAACTTAAATTACATTCGTTACCTTTGAAATGCTTtcgttgtattaattatatgctatatataaaaaaaaataacaatgcgcaaatatataattactcgCTGTTTGCACGATCGTCTCGATCACGAATGAAttacatgaaaattaataagcaTGGATCGTTAATCGCGTGCATGGCAGTGGTGTGCAAATTGCAAGCGAAGAGAACAATCTGTCGTAAcattttggaataattaacCGCAGATAATACGAGTGTCGGAGACCCGGGAGGGCTTCTTAGACTTGAACGATCTCGATCGAAGCTTGATCAAGATGCGATCCGAGGGTGTTACGCAAATGATCGGATGCTTCAGCGCTGCCAGTTGCATAACCGGGGTTTTGGCAGATGACGTCGCCACgaccctcctcctccatcaGTATGGGGCGCTCAGTATCTGGGATTACACCACAGCAGGTAACGATCATGCCCGCGCGGATCGTCGAATCGACGAAAGATATTACCGTGACGCAACGTTTGCCCCATTTCACGATAAAAATACATCCACCATTATCGCGCTCGCCATTCAATCGCTCGGATATTACCTACGTTCAATTATCTCGTTGCGTAAAACCTTCTGTCGTATGCAAATTTTCTCTCATTattctcctcccctctctccctctttctctctcttcctaataaaatatatatctcgcaGCCCCGTACGTACAGATCGACATGAACCCACATCTGCCGGGCGTCGGTGAGACGACCGTGCACAAAGACGCGATTATTTTCGCCGGGCACAAGTTCATCGGCGGCGTACAGTCACCCGGAGTGCTGGTCACCAAACGATCCCTCCTCAAAGATAAAATCGCCACGGAGGACATGAGGGATTCCCATCACTACCACCGGGACGCGGAACTCCGCGAGGAGAGCGGCACCGCGGGTGTCGTGGAGGCCATCAGATGCGGACTCGCGGTTCAACTGAAGGAGAACGTGACGCCTCGAGCGATCGTCGCTCGTCAAGATAAGATATCGAGGTAAGcgttctcttcctcttctctatACAGATCAACTCTGTTTCCTCTTCGTCCGGAATCGATCGAGCCGATCCGACTCCCTCCTtgatatcgtaatatttacGTATGCGGGGGGGATGCGGATCGTTCTTCGAAGAGATCGTAATAAAATTCGGCCTCGATCGATTCTGGACGAAGGACGTCGAAGCTCGTTGAGAATCGTCGAGAAAGATCGGCTCGATACGCGAACTTCGATCGTTATTGATGCTTCCTGTTTCCCTCCCAGGCAAGTGTTGGCACACGTGCGCACGATTCCGGAACTGATTCTGCTGGGCAGCGGCTCGCAGAATGTTAAGAGGCTACCGATCTTCTCGTTCATGGTTCGTCACCCGCGCGGCACGTTCCTCCACCACAACTTCGTGTGCGCCGTGTTGAACGACGTGTTCGGTATACAGGCGCGTGGCGGCTGCGCGTGTGCCGGCCGTTACGCTCACGACCTGATGGGGATCGACCAACAACTCGCCAAGGAATACCAGAAAGCTTTGATAGAGGGGTAAGTAGCAGTAGGTTGCTCTCGTATCGATTCGTCCGCCAACCTAGATACACACACGCGCGTACGTGATCGGGCAGCGAGCGAAATAGGGTCATCTCATGATCGTTTGCAGGGAGCGGAACGTGGAGAAGAACGAGGAGACGAACGCGGAGGGTTTGAGGCCCGGATTCGCGAAACTGTCGTTCCCCTTCTTCATGTCCGAGGCGGAGGTCGCTTTCGTTCTCGAGGCGTTGAAGATGGTCGCGACCGAAGGATGGAAGTTGCTGCCGCAGTACGTGTTGAACCCGGACACGGGGGAATGGAGGCATCACACGAACAGCGTGTTCAAGGAGCGCAAGTGGCTGAGCACCATCAGATACACGGACGGGAAGATGAACGCCTCCGAGAGGCGGGTGTCCGGGACGGGCGTGCTTCCTCAGAACTACGGCGACTGTTTGCAGACGGCGCGCAATATTTTCAACCGGGCGAGGAAAATGGCGCAGAGGTACCCGCTCCAGATAGACCGCAGCTACAATTTCGTTTCGGAACGGTTCGAGTCCCTCCGGTGGTTCATGCTGCCGAGCGAGGCGCAGGACCTCCTCCTGGGCAACTCGCAGAACGTGAAGCAAGACGTGCCTTTCAATCCGATGCTGTCTTGGAGCAAGCACGGCCATCACACGCCGACCACCACCCACGACAGCTTGGTCAACTCGCTCGCCCTCGCGAACAGCATCCGCCGACTGAACAGCGACATCCCCCGGACGGGGAACGTGCCGATCTCCCCCAATTCGCCGAGGCACCGAAGCCTGCCTGCGTTGAGCTCGGCGAGAAAGACGCTGTTGAACGCGACCGAGTTCCATCACGCGTCGTCGTCCTCCGGGGCGGGGAGCGGGAGCGAGGAGGAGCCGCGCTCGGTCTCGGCCGAGATGGAGTCGAGCAAGGGCCAAAGGTCGCCCGCCACTTGCCCGAGCTCGCCGACGCCCGTCAGATTCGCGGTCGGCGAGGCCGTGACGCCGTCGGCCCTCGGCGCGATGCCCGCCCACGCGGCCAGCCGGCCGGCCAAGGAGCAAAGGGAGCTGATCGAGCCGTCGAGCGCCGGCCGAGTCAGGTGCAACTCCCTGGGAAGCAGCAGCGGCGCCGCCGCCGCGGACCCCGCCAACCGAAACGtggcctcctcctcctcctccccgatCCCCCCGCTCCCCCTCAGCCCGCAAACGTTGACGAGCCTCGGGCTGGGCGGGAACAACGGGAGCAACTACTCGAAGCAGAGGCGCCACCACTGCAGCTGCAGCAGCCAGACGGATTTGAACTCGTTGGAGTTGGACAACGGGAGCCCGAGCCACTCGATCTTGTCGTTGAATTGTCACACAGCGACCTCGCCCCCCTCCTCCTACTCGTCGGTCAGCGATTACACGGAGAAGTTCGTAGGGGTGGGGGGCAGGTCGTCGCCGATCTCGGCGAACGGCGGCCAAAGGTCGGAGGACGATCTGAGGGCTTACGTGAAGGAGATGACGAAGGAGTTGGCGACCGAGATCAAGTCGGAGATACGGGAGGTGATCTCGAAAGTGGACGACGCCCTGTCGGAGACGAACACGTCGGAGAACACGCCGCAGCATCATTCCCGGAACCTGAACGCGATCGGGCAGCTCTCGGTCGAGGAGAAACAGGCGAGGCACGATTCGTTCACGGCGAGCGACATCGCGGAATACTTGATGGAGTTCTCCAAGGAGATGGCCAGCGAGGTCAAGTCCGAGATCAGGTGCATGGTGAACGCGGTGGACGGGTTGCACAGGCACTCGCCCGACGCGTCCGCTTCCGACGTGTCCTCGAACGGGTGCGGCTCTCCCGACAGAGGGAGGGTGGTTCAACCGTCGGCGTCCGCGAGGATATCGGCCGCGAGGCGAAGCGGCCCGATAGAGATCTCCGGCAAGGTGGGCGAGCTGACCCAGCAGGAGAGCAAGATGTCCAGCGAGTGTTCGTCCGACGAGACGGTGATCTACGTGATGAAGCCGGCCGAGGGCGAGCAGATCGTGAGTCGCAAGCGGTCGAAAACGGACGACGAGGAGGTGGTGGCCGACCTGGACGACGACTTGAACGACGACGATCCCCAGGAGCGCGGCGGTTTGGAGATAGGCGACGCGAGGAAGGTCCTGCCGAAAATTTATTCCGCGGTGAACTCGGTCAGCTCCCAGGACAGCGGTATCAACCTGTCGTTTCACGAGAGCGACAAATCCCTCGACTCGGTCGACTTGAAGCGCAGCAGCAGCGCCGAGTCGAACTCGACCAACAGCTACGGTCGCAAGCCGAGGACCTCCTCGATGACCGCTCTGTCCAACAAGTCCAACAGTTGCAAGCAGCAACAAGTCCGTCAGAACGACGACTTCTCCGAGGACGAGGAGTGCTCGAGCAACGACttgaaggaggaagaggacggGGGGGACCAGGGGGCGGCCTTCGAGTCGAAGGACGGGAAGGTGGAAGTGTGCCGACCTCAGTGGCACTGCCCGCCGAAGAACATCTGGAAGCCAGCCGTCGAGGCGATGCAGGAGTTCGACATGATTCGGGACAACGACCGGGTGCTGGTTTGCCTGTCGGCCGATTGCAAAAGCTCCCTCTCGTTGTTGCACGCGTTGCACCAATACCGATTCTACGTGAGGTCGAAGGGGGTTGACTTCGAGATCGGCGCCGCGACCGTGCACGCGAACGGATCCAACCCCGTGGAACTGGCCGGCTATCTCAAGGGTTTGAACGTCCCTTACTTCCGCGAGGAGGAAGCTGCGAGCAACGGGAACGGCAAGTGCAACAGCGGCGACGatcgagggggggagggggtggacGCGAGCGGGGCGTGCAGCTTTTGCGATCGGGCGACCAGGGCGCAGTTGTACACGATCGCCAAGCGACACAATTACAACGTTTTGGCAGTGGGCCAACATCTGGACGATCTGACCGAGGGTTTCCTCGTCTCGGTGTTTCACGGCGGCAAGCTGAGAACCATGAAAGCCCACTATTACATACGCCGCCAGGATCTCAGGGTCGTGCGGCCGTTCGTTTACGTGCGGGAGAAGGCGTTGAGGCAATTCGTCGAGACCAAGAAGCTACTGGTCACAAGGGGAATCGGGTCGAGCGACCTTCCCGAGGTGAGCGAATCTCCTCTCCTCACACTTATCAATATCTctgcctccctccctccctcccgccTTTAAATAGACGCGATCGATAATTCTCACGCGTTTTCCCTCCGCCCCTGGCCCCGATTAGAGAGAACGACAACCGCGCCTCCCCAACTCGATGCTCTCGATCCTGTTTCAGAAGCGGAAGCGAAGCAAGGAGCTGATCCTCGGACAAGAACGCGCTTATCCTCGCCTCTACTGGTCCCTGAGAACGGCTCTCCGGCCGCTGATCGACGCCCACGAGCAACAGATCGACCTGGACCTGGTCTCGCCCGTGGTCAACACGCCGGGCAGCAGTTCGAGCGGTTCGAGCGGGTGCTGCAGCCTGGCCGTGGGCAGCGGCGGGAACGGGCAGGGTGGCGCGAGCGGGCAGCAGAAGAGGCAGCAGCGAAGAGCGAAGGCGAACTCGATCTCGTCGGTCGGGCCGGTCGTCCAGTGGCAGGCGGGCGAGCAGGACGAGAACGAGGACGAGACCGACGAGGAGCCGGTCCTTTGAGGGAGACCCGTCGCGAGATGGGATTTCGATCGTGATTCGATCTCATCCTCGCATCGCCGTCGAAAATTACCGTCATCGGCGTTCTCCGTGGTCAGGAGGAGGAGAATGCGTTTCGCCACCGCCGCCGCAACCAAGATTCAAAATCCTGAGGGAGAATGCTAAAGGGGGAATGAATCGGTGGACGAATCGTGTTTGAACACCATCGATATATACGCGAGGATGAAACGTGGACGAAGAAGAGAAACGTATCCGAATCTTCTTGGGCTCGAGGATATCTCGTTCTTCTTCCGCCGAGAACGAAACTTCGATCGTTTCtccgtttatttataaacggtCGACGCTTGCGCCAGAGATCCTCCATGTTTGTCTAATGAAAGGATCTTCGCGATTTTACGCGATTTACGGTTTCTCTGTATCGGCACGAAGATGCTCTTAACGGATCGTTTCGCGTTTCGTGAACGT encodes the following:
- the LOC107996621 gene encoding uncharacterized protein LOC107996621 isoform X3, which codes for MSSSRGYSHVWIVSSSARSTVVYCDYTASGRSLQFLEEYIAKEVLPYLGDTRASTSICSLQSSLFRHEARDIVRHAVGAGEQDAVLFTGQGTAAALRALLRHLDLSKSTVVFVGPFEHHANLRPWREHGVRIIRVSETREGFLDLNDLDRSLIKMRSEGVTQMIGCFSAASCITGVLADDVATTLLLHQYGALSIWDYTTAAPYVQIDMNPHLPGVGETTVHKDAIIFAGHKFIGGVQSPGVLVTKRSLLKDKIATEDMRDSHHYHRDAELREESGTAGVVEAIRCGLAVQLKENVTPRAIVARQDKISRQVLAHVRTIPELILLGSGSQNVKRLPIFSFMVRHPRGTFLHHNFVCAVLNDVFGIQARGGCACAGRYAHDLMGIDQQLAKEYQKALIEGERNVEKNEETNAEGLRPGFAKLSFPFFMSEAEVAFVLEALKMVATEGWKLLPQYVLNPDTGEWRHHTNSVFKERKWLSTIRYTDGKMNASERRVSGTGVLPQNYGDCLQTARNIFNRARKMAQRYPLQIDRSYNFVSERFESLRWFMLPSEAQDLLLGNSQNVKQDVPFNPMLSWSKHGHHTPTTTHDSLVNSLALANSIRRLNSDIPRTGNVPISPNSPRHRSLPALSSARKTLLNATEFHHASSSSGAGSGSEEEPRSVSAEMESSKGQRSPATCPSSPTPVRFAVGEAVTPSALGAMPAHAASRPAKEQRELIEPSSAGRVRCNSLGSSSGAAAADPANRNVASSSSSPIPPLPLSPQTLTSLGLGGNNGSNYSKQRRHHCSCSSQTDLNSLELDNGSPSHSILSLNCHTATSPPSSYSSVSDYTEKFVGVGGRSSPISANGGQRSEDDLRAYVKEMTKELATEIKSEIREVISKVDDALSETNTSENTPQHHSRNLNAIGQLSVEEKQARHDSFTASDIAEYLMEFSKEMASEVKSEIRCMVNAVDGLHRHSPDASASDVSSNGCGSPDRGRVVQPSASARISAARRSGPIEISGKVGELTQQESKMSSECSSDETVIYVMKPAEGEQIVSRKRSKTDDEEVVADLDDDLNDDDPQERGGLEIGDARKVLPKIYSAVNSVSSQDSGINLSFHESDKSLDSVDLKRSSSAESNSTNSYGRKPRTSSMTALSNKSNSCKQQQVRQNDDFSEDEECSSNDLKEEEDGGDQGAAFESKDGKVEVCRPQWHCPPKNIWKPAVEAMQEFDMIRDNDRVLVCLSADCKSSLSLLHALHQYRFYVRSKGVDFEIGAATVHANGSNPVELAGYLKGLNVPYFREEEAASNGNGKCNSGDDRGGEGVDASGACSFCDRATRAQLYTIAKRHNYNVLAVGQHLDDLTEGFLVSVFHGGKLRTMKAHYYIRRQDLRVVRPFVYVREKALRQFVETKKLLVTRGIGSSDLPEKRKRSKELILGQERAYPRLYWSLRTALRPLIDAHEQQIDLDLVSPVVNTPGSSSSGSSGCCSLAVGSGGNGQGGASGQQKRQQRRAKANSISSVGPVVQWQAGEQDENEDETDEEPVL